One genomic segment of Streptomyces sp. RKND-216 includes these proteins:
- a CDS encoding cation:proton antiporter, translating to MTHPGTLILIMAVAVLAPLLAHGVGRRVPVPLVIFEIALGILVGPQVLGWARTGQVLDTLADLGLAMLIFLAGYEIDFTAVRGDTLRRSTCAWLISLVLALGIALLMSGGETFESFVIGTALTSTALGTVLPILRDRGQLHGRFGTVMSGFGAVGEFGPVIAIALLLSGRRPAESALLLVAFGAITAVAVLWALRPRPAWFARLTEVTLHGSGQFAVRFVMLLLACMLGLAEVFGLDVLLGAFAAGVLTRLVMHDAAPASSAEVLGKVEAMGFGFLVPLFYVVTGIEFDLQALFDDLGALLLVPVFLVLFLLVRGAPVYLLAPRDFGSADRGALALFASTCLPLVVALTTIGTDQKVIGTPEAAALVGAAMLSVLLFPLSATGLRSGRKARPESQAPGESEAW from the coding sequence GTGACGCACCCGGGGACGCTGATCCTGATCATGGCCGTCGCCGTGCTGGCGCCGCTTCTCGCGCACGGCGTGGGACGGCGCGTGCCCGTGCCGCTGGTCATCTTCGAGATCGCCCTCGGCATCCTCGTCGGGCCGCAGGTGCTCGGCTGGGCGCGTACGGGCCAGGTCCTGGACACGCTGGCGGATCTCGGACTGGCGATGCTGATCTTCCTCGCCGGCTACGAGATCGACTTCACGGCCGTGCGCGGCGACACCCTGCGCCGCTCCACCTGCGCGTGGCTGATCTCCCTCGTCCTCGCCCTCGGGATCGCCCTGCTGATGAGCGGCGGCGAGACGTTCGAGAGCTTCGTCATCGGCACCGCGCTGACCAGCACGGCGCTCGGTACGGTCCTGCCGATCCTCCGGGACCGGGGTCAGCTGCACGGCCGGTTCGGAACGGTGATGTCCGGCTTCGGCGCGGTGGGCGAGTTCGGACCCGTCATCGCCATCGCGCTCCTGCTCAGCGGGCGACGGCCGGCCGAGTCGGCCCTCCTGCTGGTCGCGTTCGGGGCGATCACGGCCGTCGCCGTGCTCTGGGCGCTGCGTCCGCGGCCCGCCTGGTTCGCCCGGCTGACGGAGGTCACCCTGCACGGCAGCGGCCAGTTCGCGGTCCGCTTCGTCATGCTTCTGCTGGCGTGCATGCTGGGCCTCGCCGAGGTCTTCGGCCTCGACGTGCTGCTGGGCGCCTTCGCCGCGGGCGTCCTGACCCGCCTCGTGATGCACGACGCCGCACCTGCGAGCAGCGCCGAGGTGCTCGGCAAGGTGGAGGCCATGGGGTTCGGCTTCCTCGTCCCGCTGTTCTACGTGGTGACCGGCATCGAGTTCGACCTCCAGGCGCTGTTCGACGACCTGGGCGCCCTGCTGCTGGTGCCGGTCTTCCTGGTGCTCTTCCTGCTGGTCCGCGGGGCGCCGGTGTACCTCCTCGCGCCGCGCGACTTCGGCTCGGCCGACCGGGGCGCCCTCGCGCTGTTCGCCTCGACCTGCCTGCCCCTCGTCGTGGCCCTCACGACCATCGGCACGGACCAGAAGGTCATCGGCACGCCGGAGGCGGCCGCGCTGGTGGGCGCGGCGATGCTCTCCGTGCTCCTGTTCCCCCTGTCGGCGACGGGGCTGCGGTCCGGGAGGAAAGCCCGCCCGGAGTCGCAGGCTCCCGGGGAGTCCGAGGCCTGGTGA